The following are encoded in a window of Chryseobacterium sp. genomic DNA:
- the serC gene encoding 3-phosphoserine/phosphohydroxythreonine transaminase → MKKHNFSAGPCILPQEVFTKSAEAILDFNGMGLSLLEISHRSKEFVAVMDEARAIVKRLMNLGDDYEVLYLGGGASLQFAMVPFNLMKAENGRAAYLDTGTWAAGAIKEAKKFGTVDVIGSSKESNYSFIPKDYTADSSYDYFHCTSNNTIYGTQMKEFPKVDTLMVCDMSSDIFSRVVDYSQFDLIYAGAQKNMGPAGVTLVVVKKSILGKSGRDIPSILDYEQHISKESMYNTPPVFPVYATMLTLQHLENNGGIAAAEARNNAKAELLYSEIDRNPLFETFCVPEDRSVMNVSFKLVDESKKEQFDSAWKAAGISGLNGHRSLGGYRASMYNAMSLESVQVLVDVMKSL, encoded by the coding sequence ATGAAAAAACATAACTTCAGTGCAGGTCCCTGCATTTTACCTCAGGAAGTTTTCACCAAATCAGCAGAAGCCATTCTGGACTTTAACGGTATGGGGCTTTCACTCCTTGAAATCTCACACCGCAGCAAAGAATTTGTAGCGGTGATGGATGAAGCAAGGGCCATCGTAAAAAGACTGATGAATTTGGGCGACGATTATGAGGTTCTTTATCTGGGCGGTGGTGCCAGCCTGCAGTTTGCAATGGTACCCTTCAACCTGATGAAGGCTGAAAATGGTAGGGCTGCGTACTTGGATACCGGAACCTGGGCAGCTGGAGCCATTAAGGAGGCAAAGAAATTCGGAACTGTAGATGTCATCGGATCATCCAAAGAGTCCAATTATTCGTTTATTCCAAAAGACTATACTGCCGACAGCAGTTATGATTACTTTCACTGCACCTCCAACAATACCATTTACGGAACTCAGATGAAAGAATTCCCAAAAGTGGACACACTGATGGTTTGCGATATGAGTTCTGACATCTTCTCCCGTGTAGTAGATTATTCCCAATTTGACCTGATCTACGCAGGGGCTCAGAAAAATATGGGTCCTGCGGGTGTTACGCTCGTTGTGGTTAAGAAAAGCATCCTGGGTAAAAGTGGTCGCGATATTCCTTCAATTCTCGATTATGAGCAACATATCTCAAAGGAATCCATGTACAATACTCCACCGGTTTTCCCGGTATATGCTACCATGCTTACGCTTCAGCATTTGGAGAACAATGGTGGTATAGCTGCGGCTGAGGCCCGAAACAACGCTAAAGCCGAACTGCTTTACAGTGAAATTGACAGAAATCCGCTCTTTGAAACGTTCTGCGTACCTGAAGACCGTTCGGTGATGAATGTTTCATTCAAACTTGTGGACGAATCCAAAAAAGAACAGTTCGACAGTGCCTGGAAAGCAGCCGGCATCAGTGGACTGAACGGCCACCGCAGCCTGGGCGGATACCGTGCCAGCATGTATAATGCAATGTCTTTGGAAAGTGTGCAGGTGCTTGTTGATGTAATGAAAAGCCTGTAA
- a CDS encoding D-2-hydroxyacid dehydrogenase, with protein MIVLANDGISKAGENKLKENGIELLDARVSQEHLSGFINENNVDVLLVRSATKVRQDLIDACPSLKIIGRGGVGMDNIDVEYAIEKGLYVINTPNASSRSVAELVFAHFFSLARFLHESNRMMPLEGDTQFNALKKSYSNASELEGKTLGVIGFGGIGQEVVKMGISLGMKVKVLTRKPRTETLSLSFFDGQTVKFEITSTTDYSGFLKDTDFISINTPKTEGYVLDTPQFEMMKDGVYIVNTARGGVINEVTLLDFIESGRIAGAALDVFENEPTPELPLLMNPNLSLTPHLGGNTLDAQEKIGTELAQQIIAIKNSIV; from the coding sequence ATGATAGTTTTAGCTAACGACGGAATTTCCAAGGCAGGAGAAAATAAACTGAAGGAAAACGGTATTGAGCTCTTAGATGCCAGGGTTTCACAGGAACATCTTAGCGGTTTTATTAACGAGAATAACGTGGATGTGCTATTGGTGCGCAGTGCCACTAAAGTAAGACAGGATCTAATTGATGCCTGCCCGTCACTGAAGATTATTGGACGCGGCGGTGTAGGCATGGATAATATTGATGTTGAATACGCAATTGAAAAAGGTCTGTACGTAATCAATACGCCTAACGCGTCTTCGCGTTCCGTGGCCGAACTCGTTTTTGCTCACTTTTTCAGCCTTGCAAGATTTCTGCACGAATCCAACCGGATGATGCCGCTGGAAGGTGATACACAGTTTAATGCGCTCAAGAAATCATACAGCAACGCCAGCGAGCTTGAAGGGAAGACCCTGGGCGTAATCGGATTTGGCGGCATCGGTCAGGAAGTGGTTAAGATGGGAATTTCCCTGGGAATGAAGGTGAAGGTACTCACCAGAAAGCCGCGGACGGAAACACTCAGCCTGAGTTTTTTTGACGGTCAAACTGTAAAATTTGAAATAACTTCAACAACTGATTACAGCGGGTTCCTGAAAGATACCGATTTCATCAGCATCAATACGCCGAAAACAGAGGGCTATGTACTGGATACGCCTCAGTTTGAGATGATGAAAGACGGTGTTTATATCGTGAACACTGCCAGAGGTGGTGTAATTAATGAAGTAACGCTTCTGGATTTCATTGAATCCGGCAGGATTGCCGGTGCAGCCCTGGACGTTTTTGAAAACGAACCTACACCTGAACTGCCGTTACTGATGAATCCTAACCTTTCGCTTACACCGCACCTTGGAGGCAATACACTGGACGCACAGGAAAAAATTGGCACTGAACTGGCGCAGCAGATCATCGCAATTAAGAACTCAATTGTCTAA